The following are from one region of the Ruficoccus sp. ZRK36 genome:
- a CDS encoding DUF1425 domain-containing protein has protein sequence MKKTFGFALFSLIAVFFLAGCGTTSSNVDYKTQRIAYADPVLQKQIKVDLVDGEIKNNKVLQANITNETDKPITINYRVEWFNLNGLLINDPETKKLQIAPGDFGFVKAEQPDPLAVYPRIVLGK, from the coding sequence ATGAAAAAGACATTCGGATTTGCCCTGTTTTCTCTCATCGCGGTGTTCTTCCTGGCCGGCTGTGGTACGACCAGCTCGAACGTCGATTACAAGACCCAGCGTATCGCCTACGCCGACCCGGTCCTGCAAAAGCAGATCAAGGTCGATCTGGTGGACGGCGAGATTAAGAACAACAAGGTCCTGCAGGCCAATATCACCAACGAGACCGACAAACCGATCACGATCAACTATCGGGTTGAGTGGTTTAACCTCAATGGCCTGCTGATCAACGATCCCGAAACCAAGAAGCTGCAGATCGCGCCCGGCGACTTCGGGTTCGTGAAGGCCGAGCAGCCTGATCCGCTCGCGGTCTACCCGCGCATCGTACTGGGTAAGTAA
- the rpsT gene encoding 30S ribosomal protein S20, whose product MANTKQAQKYIRKTEVRTERNRNERSRLKTLAKRARTAEGEEGTKVAREYASALDKAVKRGVIHANKAARQKSSISAKAFAKA is encoded by the coding sequence ATGGCCAACACCAAACAAGCCCAGAAGTACATCCGCAAGACCGAGGTTCGCACGGAGCGCAACCGCAACGAGCGTAGCCGTCTCAAGACCCTGGCCAAGAGAGCCCGCACCGCCGAAGGCGAAGAAGGCACCAAGGTCGCTCGTGAGTATGCCTCCGCCCTGGACAAGGCTGTCAAGCGTGGTGTGATCCACGCGAACAAGGCTGCCCGCCAGAAGTCCTCGATCTCGGCCAAGGCTTTCGCCAAGGCCTAA
- a CDS encoding pseudouridine synthase, which produces MASSQNQRFIGFPPPLLGERPLRLPVLGAEPGRWLALDKPAGILTDRHRWHPDLPGLLAAFNEQVEMGKPELEPYEITAARHVYILEPETTGVLLLALSEKAIEELRDAYGSALMNFTFGFLARWDGGDKKRTCSLPISVHTTEPRALVSHQSGKKCETVFQMDKRLGNYAWWKAEAKYMRPHQIRLHAAEVGLPVVGDRLYGGPPPICLSALKRDYLSRGVEKPLYDGLCLHLESLELPDGARLESPLPKGLGVLQRRLSQHARD; this is translated from the coding sequence ATGGCATCCTCCCAAAATCAACGTTTTATCGGCTTTCCTCCGCCTCTGCTGGGGGAGCGCCCGCTGCGCCTGCCCGTACTCGGGGCCGAGCCGGGTCGCTGGCTCGCTCTGGATAAGCCTGCGGGCATCCTCACGGACCGTCACCGCTGGCACCCGGACCTGCCCGGCCTGTTGGCCGCCTTTAATGAGCAGGTTGAGATGGGTAAGCCCGAGCTGGAGCCCTACGAGATCACCGCTGCGCGCCATGTTTACATCCTTGAGCCTGAGACGACGGGTGTGCTGCTCCTCGCTCTCAGCGAGAAGGCAATCGAGGAGCTGCGGGATGCCTATGGCTCTGCCCTGATGAATTTTACCTTCGGGTTTCTGGCCCGTTGGGATGGTGGGGATAAAAAGCGTACCTGCAGCCTGCCGATTTCCGTCCACACCACCGAGCCGCGCGCTCTGGTGTCGCATCAGAGCGGAAAAAAGTGCGAGACGGTTTTCCAGATGGATAAGCGGCTGGGGAACTACGCGTGGTGGAAGGCCGAGGCCAAGTACATGCGTCCGCACCAGATCCGCCTGCACGCGGCTGAAGTGGGTCTGCCCGTCGTGGGGGACCGGCTTTATGGTGGGCCGCCCCCGATCTGCCTGTCGGCCCTGAAGCGTGATTACCTCTCACGTGGGGTCGAGAAGCCGCTCTATGACGGCCTGTGCCTGCACCTGGAGTCTCTGGAGCTGCCGGATGGGGCTCGGCTGGAGTCGCCCCTCCCCAAGGGCCTGGGCGTGCTTCAGCGCCGCCTCAGCCAGCATGCACGAGACTGA
- a CDS encoding AURKAIP1/COX24 domain-containing protein: MGNLKKKRRLKMNKHKRRKRSHANRHKKRTW, encoded by the coding sequence ATGGGTAACCTTAAAAAGAAGCGCCGCCTCAAGATGAACAAGCACAAGCGGCGGAAGCGTTCACACGCCAATCGTCACAAGAAGCGCACCTGGTAG
- a CDS encoding GNAT family N-acetyltransferase yields the protein MTLAETERLRLRNWEDRDRDVFFDLVADPAITRYLLPCTSREEADERFARMRDQIRESGYGFYALALKDCDSAIGWCGIAPTDLEPYLPAGTVEIGWRLLVACQGQGYMTEAAKACLRMGFERFSLEEIVAFTVTGNRRSEAVMQRIGMQRDPQADFDHPRVPVSRPDLNPHCVYRLSKEIHESHLLDA from the coding sequence ATGACTCTTGCCGAGACTGAGCGTTTACGTTTGCGTAACTGGGAAGACCGGGACCGCGATGTGTTTTTCGACCTGGTAGCCGATCCGGCTATCACGCGCTATCTGCTGCCCTGCACTTCCCGTGAGGAGGCAGATGAACGGTTCGCGCGCATGCGTGATCAGATTCGCGAGAGCGGCTACGGCTTTTATGCGTTGGCGCTGAAGGACTGCGACTCGGCGATTGGCTGGTGCGGGATCGCGCCTACCGATCTTGAGCCCTACCTGCCTGCCGGAACAGTAGAGATCGGGTGGCGTCTGTTGGTAGCCTGTCAGGGACAGGGTTACATGACCGAAGCCGCAAAGGCTTGTCTGCGAATGGGTTTTGAGAGATTTAGCCTGGAGGAGATTGTCGCTTTTACAGTGACCGGGAATCGGCGCTCAGAGGCAGTGATGCAGCGGATCGGCATGCAGCGCGACCCTCAGGCGGATTTCGACCACCCCCGAGTGCCGGTCAGTCGCCCGGACTTGAACCCTCATTGCGTCTATCGTCTTTCTAAAGAGATACACGAAAGCCACTTGCTGGACGCTTGA
- a CDS encoding secretin N-terminal domain-containing protein, with translation MKIARPLIVAISLCLPLPWLYGIDPPEDTINPLGSEEVPQDDFPVVDGDGHVVSQQPGESSPAGQDTPSQTPEAQPAAPATAGRSESTPPPAVPSDVYAPDNAGITVKNVTESEPTIEVTVSPEGEKEIERVESDVPALELDFPTGGEATLEFPTDVATDMDMEMGDDDTISVDFPDEEVRTIIRNVADLYDLNVVIPETLVGNTTIKLRNVTWRQVFEVVLQPLGYTYVEDRNIIKIKSMDELMQEPVDTRVFLINYALATDLQASLGALVDPASGGIIQVDTRTNALIITERPSRMNDIQEIIERLDQPTPQVMIHSMFIETTTNEQLNLGIQWPQSATFSISGYNSDPTVTNTPIQLGGIGVPPGTGAPGNVSFANNAVLSMSSLEATLNFLQEDTNSRVLNHPSVVTMDGEQAKINVGEEIPIPEFVFNEETGRFQISGYEYRDTGAVLTVTPHVNSAGFIRLQVEPELSKKGTNGVSISTGTASATEIPSFDTKTAKSTVVLKDGYTLVIGGLREKKSQVTEQKVPFLGDIPLIGELFTNTSKDPDNNSVSDLLIFITARTLNPDGTTYKEMVDPRILDRMRITDSEIPDYRLPAPEGKQLQQVLDMRNDLDVKKESVRLNEQAKDLKSEMKGEDADEDSSDSPKRATRLRHGP, from the coding sequence ATGAAAATCGCACGACCCTTGATAGTCGCTATTTCGCTGTGCCTGCCCCTCCCATGGCTCTACGGGATCGATCCGCCTGAGGATACGATCAACCCGTTGGGCTCGGAAGAGGTGCCTCAGGATGATTTTCCGGTCGTTGATGGTGACGGTCACGTTGTTTCTCAGCAGCCGGGTGAATCCTCCCCCGCTGGCCAGGACACACCCTCCCAGACGCCTGAAGCCCAACCGGCTGCACCGGCTACTGCTGGTCGCTCGGAGTCCACGCCTCCGCCTGCTGTCCCCAGTGACGTCTATGCTCCCGATAACGCCGGTATCACCGTCAAAAATGTGACCGAAAGCGAGCCGACGATCGAAGTGACCGTCTCTCCCGAAGGTGAGAAGGAAATCGAGCGGGTTGAGTCAGATGTGCCTGCTCTTGAGCTGGACTTCCCCACCGGTGGTGAGGCCACCCTGGAGTTCCCCACAGATGTGGCGACCGACATGGACATGGAGATGGGGGACGATGATACCATTTCGGTGGACTTCCCGGATGAAGAGGTCCGCACCATCATTCGTAATGTGGCTGACCTATATGACCTCAACGTGGTCATCCCCGAGACCTTGGTCGGTAACACCACGATCAAGCTGCGTAATGTGACTTGGCGTCAGGTCTTCGAGGTTGTGCTCCAGCCGCTGGGCTACACCTACGTGGAGGACCGCAATATCATTAAGATCAAAAGCATGGATGAACTCATGCAGGAGCCGGTCGATACGCGGGTGTTTCTGATCAACTATGCGTTGGCAACGGATTTGCAGGCTTCTTTGGGTGCGCTCGTGGACCCGGCCTCCGGTGGTATCATACAGGTCGACACGCGTACCAATGCTCTGATCATTACGGAGCGCCCCTCGCGCATGAACGACATCCAGGAGATTATCGAGCGTCTGGACCAGCCGACTCCGCAGGTCATGATCCACTCGATGTTTATCGAGACTACGACCAACGAACAGCTTAACCTGGGTATTCAGTGGCCGCAATCCGCTACCTTTTCTATCTCTGGTTACAACAGTGATCCGACCGTTACGAATACGCCGATTCAGCTCGGTGGTATTGGCGTACCTCCGGGGACGGGTGCTCCCGGTAACGTGAGTTTCGCCAACAATGCGGTGCTGAGCATGAGCAGCCTGGAGGCGACACTGAACTTCCTGCAGGAGGATACGAATTCACGCGTCCTGAATCACCCCAGTGTGGTTACCATGGATGGCGAACAAGCGAAGATCAATGTGGGTGAAGAAATCCCGATCCCCGAGTTCGTCTTTAACGAAGAAACCGGCCGTTTCCAGATTTCCGGTTATGAGTATCGCGACACGGGGGCGGTTTTGACCGTGACCCCGCACGTCAACAGCGCTGGCTTCATCCGCCTGCAGGTTGAGCCCGAGCTGAGCAAGAAGGGCACGAACGGTGTCAGTATTTCGACCGGCACCGCCAGTGCGACGGAGATCCCCTCGTTTGACACCAAGACGGCCAAATCGACCGTTGTGCTCAAGGACGGTTACACGCTGGTCATCGGCGGCCTGCGTGAAAAGAAAAGCCAGGTCACTGAGCAGAAGGTTCCCTTCCTCGGGGATATTCCGCTGATCGGTGAGTTGTTTACCAATACGTCGAAAGACCCGGACAACAACAGTGTCAGCGACTTGCTCATCTTTATCACGGCCCGTACGCTCAATCCGGACGGCACCACGTATAAGGAAATGGTTGATCCCCGCATCCTTGATCGCATGCGTATCACTGATTCGGAGATCCCGGATTACCGTCTGCCTGCTCCCGAGGGTAAGCAGCTCCAGCAGGTGCTCGATATGCGCAATGATCTCGACGTGAAAAAGGAATCCGTCCGCCTGAACGAACAGGCCAAGGACCTGAAAAGCGAGATGAAGGGTGAGGACGCGGATGAAGACTCCTCCGACTCTCCCAAGCGTGCGACCCGCCTCCGTCACGGCCCGTAA
- a CDS encoding MoxR family ATPase, translated as MSTPAKPIPAPRIKETLDNLRQNIGTVIRGKDEVIRQVVVSLVAGGHVLIEDLPGVGKTTLAYCLARSVDCTFSRIQFTSDLLPSDVIGVSIYDDQLKEFVFKKGPIFANIVLADEINRTTPKTQSSLLEAMDRGKVTVDGQTYTVGSPFAVFATQNPVDYEGTFPLPESQMDRFHMRLQMGYPQYDDEMQILMRSDNRGSYDTIDIGPVVTKKEVQEIQHYTPQVFVEESILHYILQLVQATRTESEFEAGVSTRGTLALKLAAQANALVEGRGFVIPDDVSGVLRAVFTHRLKLRRQTSDPMEERRLVEGILNRLLDSIPVPT; from the coding sequence ATGAGTACCCCGGCCAAGCCCATCCCCGCCCCGCGCATTAAGGAAACCCTCGACAACCTTCGCCAGAATATCGGAACCGTGATCCGAGGAAAGGATGAGGTTATCCGGCAGGTGGTCGTTTCTCTGGTGGCCGGAGGGCACGTGCTGATCGAGGACTTACCCGGAGTGGGGAAGACGACACTGGCCTATTGTCTGGCGCGCTCGGTGGACTGCACATTCTCGCGCATCCAATTCACCAGTGACCTGCTGCCCAGCGATGTGATCGGTGTCTCGATCTACGATGATCAGCTGAAGGAATTCGTGTTCAAGAAGGGGCCGATCTTCGCCAACATCGTACTGGCCGACGAGATCAACCGTACCACGCCGAAGACCCAGTCCAGCCTTCTGGAGGCCATGGACCGTGGTAAGGTGACGGTGGACGGACAGACCTACACCGTGGGCTCTCCTTTCGCCGTCTTTGCCACCCAGAACCCGGTCGACTACGAGGGGACGTTTCCCCTGCCCGAGAGCCAGATGGACCGCTTTCACATGCGCCTGCAGATGGGGTATCCGCAGTACGATGATGAGATGCAGATCCTCATGCGCAGTGATAACCGCGGCAGCTACGATACGATCGACATCGGCCCGGTTGTGACGAAAAAGGAAGTGCAGGAGATTCAGCACTACACCCCGCAGGTCTTTGTCGAAGAGAGCATTTTGCACTATATTCTCCAACTGGTGCAGGCGACTCGCACCGAGAGTGAATTTGAGGCCGGGGTCAGTACCCGTGGTACGCTTGCTCTCAAGCTCGCTGCTCAGGCTAATGCTCTGGTCGAGGGGCGCGGCTTCGTGATCCCCGACGATGTCAGTGGTGTGCTTCGGGCCGTCTTTACCCACCGCCTTAAGCTGCGCCGCCAGACTTCAGACCCGATGGAGGAGCGTCGCCTCGTGGAGGGTATCCTGAACCGCTTGCTCGACTCTATCCCCGTCCCGACGTGA
- a CDS encoding DUF58 domain-containing protein: MSTWAEPNPVASRPGDWAQPDFFSIRLSREWRFWRLLWMMVLPPEGGRTIPTPSGYALILVVLGLGTAAYNTASNILFMALSLLLSSLILSGFLSWLNFRGVRWRLNLPASFRAGEKADLQIELSNAKRMLPTYNICFNVRTKRQRKRERVLLESRLDPGASRRLDWVFRPQQRGVDTIIVSGLESQFPFGFLHKSMGGGIKCPITVVPSRVEYEFQPPVGLHAHRRGEISRRPGSGAELINIRRYQEGDPQRLVHWKASARLRRLMIRQMAEETREGYLIFVESPSSLWQEGEQFEKFCSFAGSLAEDLFRQGSLTGYALNADPVNPVKRLQDLNRFLKALAVLKPIDHYQPAPDITGYNLITFRPGAGGAVLAYIGGNPVGTA, from the coding sequence GTGAGCACATGGGCAGAGCCGAACCCGGTGGCATCCCGCCCCGGAGACTGGGCCCAGCCGGATTTTTTCTCTATCCGCCTGAGCCGTGAATGGCGCTTTTGGCGGCTGTTGTGGATGATGGTTTTACCCCCGGAGGGTGGCCGTACGATCCCGACACCCTCGGGCTACGCCCTCATCCTTGTCGTGTTGGGCCTGGGGACGGCGGCCTACAACACCGCGAGCAACATTCTTTTCATGGCGCTCTCGTTGTTGCTCTCCAGCTTGATCCTGAGCGGTTTTCTCAGCTGGCTCAACTTCCGTGGCGTGCGTTGGCGTTTGAATCTTCCTGCGAGCTTCCGGGCCGGAGAAAAGGCGGACCTCCAGATCGAACTGAGCAACGCCAAGCGTATGTTGCCCACCTACAACATCTGCTTCAACGTCCGCACGAAGCGGCAGCGCAAGCGGGAGCGCGTGCTGCTGGAGTCCCGGCTCGATCCGGGGGCGTCCCGACGGCTGGACTGGGTTTTCAGGCCACAGCAGCGCGGGGTGGATACGATTATCGTGTCCGGACTGGAGTCGCAGTTTCCCTTTGGCTTTCTCCACAAGAGTATGGGGGGCGGGATCAAATGTCCGATCACGGTCGTCCCGTCGCGTGTGGAGTACGAGTTTCAGCCCCCAGTGGGCCTGCATGCGCATCGCCGTGGAGAGATCAGCCGTCGCCCTGGGAGTGGGGCGGAGTTGATCAACATCCGCCGTTATCAGGAGGGCGATCCGCAGCGGCTTGTGCACTGGAAGGCTTCGGCGCGTTTGCGGCGGCTGATGATCCGCCAGATGGCAGAGGAGACCCGTGAGGGGTATTTAATTTTCGTCGAGTCCCCGTCGTCGCTTTGGCAGGAGGGGGAACAGTTTGAGAAGTTCTGTAGCTTTGCCGGCAGTCTGGCCGAGGACCTCTTCCGCCAGGGCAGCCTGACCGGCTACGCTCTCAACGCGGACCCGGTGAACCCGGTTAAGCGCCTCCAGGATCTCAATCGTTTTCTGAAAGCACTGGCGGTGCTGAAACCGATCGACCACTATCAGCCCGCTCCCGATATAACGGGCTATAACCTGATCACTTTCCGCCCCGGAGCGGGTGGTGCCGTCCTCGCATACATAGGCGGAAACCCGGTGGGGACAGCATGA